The sequence below is a genomic window from Chondrinema litorale.
TCTTTTAAGTTCCATAAAAAATTATGATTTTCAGCGGTCAAACTTGAAATAACCAAATTGTTTAGAAGTGTAAAGCTAAGTTATTTCTTAAATACAGACAATTTGCCTGTCTTGCTTAAAAAAATCAGACCTGACAGGTAATATCAAAAATGTTACAATATACCTGCAGGTCTAAAATGTCTTGAAAAAACCAGCGATTTAGCTTGCGTTTTCTTCCAGATAGCTAATAGCTTGTCCGACAGAGGTAATGCTTTCAGCCTGGTCGTCAGGTATTGAGATGTTAAACTCTTTTTCAAATTCCATAATCAACTCTACAGTATCTAAAGAATCAGCTCCTAAGTCATTAGTAAAACTAGCTTCTGGAGTAACTTCAGACTCTTCAACTCCCAACTTTTCGATTATGATTTTCTTTACTTTTTCTGCAATTTCTGACATGATCCTACAAAATTTATTTTAGTAATAAGTTGCAAATAAATACATTTAATGATTTAATCACAAAATTTGAATTGGAAATTTCCTGTTGAAATCATGCTATAAAATCTTGTAATTTTTAAATTTTTTATGACAATGGCACGTTTAAACGTTCCTTACGATTTTTCTTTTGAACTGATAGCCCTCCTAAGTAGCAAGAAACCACACAAGCTTGCATGGGAAATTAACCGTATTTTCGGTTTTAGCCTTATCAGAACTGTTGATATCTGCTTAAACTTTGATAAGGAGTTTGATATGTATTTTATCAATTATTTATACAAAACTGACCATCTTTCTGTGCGATTAATTAAAAATAAATCTGTATCTGATATGGAAAACCCCGGTGGATTTTTACTACCAGAGCTAAATCAGTATGATTATTTTTTAATAGTAGAAGATTTTTCAGAGGAATTAACCTCCGAATACATAGCTGATATTTTAAGAAACTTGCAAGGTATTGAGCACCTTTTACAAGTAGAAGCTGACAACCTGAAAAATAAAGAAAACTTGCTTTTTTAATTTCAATTATTCTAGGTCAGGCAAGCTTTTCCATCTCAAATTGAGTGGTATCTTCTTCAGTAATATCTTTTTTAGGAGTGTTTAAAAATGAAATTAACTCTTTTACAAAGGTGTAAAGAGGAGAATAAGAAACCCCTTTTTTATGGTTTGCATAGCCTATTTGTTGAATTATTGAAGCATGTTTAAATACATCTTTATAAGCATTTAGTAGTTTCATATTTGGGTCGTATACATGGGCTGGTTCAGAACTTACTCCATTTAACTCTAATATTTTTATGTTTTTTCCAAGGTATAAATCTTCTAAACTTTTTACTTTAAGATCAAATCGGCCATAGTTATATCCTTTAATATTTTTAGCAATTTGATCAAAAACAGACTCTAGCTGGCTATTTATTAAATGGTTACCATTTAAAAATTTTGTTCCTCTACAGTGATTACCAATTGGCTCCAATCTTATTCTTTCTCCATTTGGCAAAATATCGTTGAGTTGGTGGGCATATTTATTCAATAAATATTCTCTTCTGCCGATGGCTCTTGGTTTTGAATCAATTAGTTCTAATAAAGTAGCATGCCCATTGCCTTCAATTTCAAGAAATTCTTTCATTACCACAGAACTTATATGTCCTGTAGCTTCATTTGGGTGTCTGTAATACAATATGCCAAGTTCTACAGGGTAATCGATAAATTCCTGTAGAATAATATCTTCTTTGTTTTGGTCTAAATAATCTTTAAGACTTTCTATATTTTCAATCTTTTCTACGCCTTTACCTCTTTCGCCAATGTTTGGTTTTACTATTAAAGGAAGCTCGAGTCCTTTTTCTTTAATAAGGAATTGGATATCGTTAAACTGTGAGCCAGAATT
It includes:
- a CDS encoding IPExxxVDY family protein — protein: MARLNVPYDFSFELIALLSSKKPHKLAWEINRIFGFSLIRTVDICLNFDKEFDMYFINYLYKTDHLSVRLIKNKSVSDMENPGGFLLPELNQYDYFLIVEDFSEELTSEYIADILRNLQGIEHLLQVEADNLKNKENLLF
- a CDS encoding acyl carrier protein, whose product is MSEIAEKVKKIIIEKLGVEESEVTPEASFTNDLGADSLDTVELIMEFEKEFNISIPDDQAESITSVGQAISYLEENAS
- a CDS encoding ATP-grasp domain-containing protein → MPTFASDMVQKIKKLKEFEYWPFGVFYIPLYFYGFYLAFKSRSFMYFSTTNPGMKYGGVIGESKISVLDRIDAKYLPKTIFINSGSQFNDIQFLIKEKGLELPLIVKPNIGERGKGVEKIENIESLKDYLDQNKEDIILQEFIDYPVELGILYYRHPNEATGHISSVVMKEFLEIEGNGHATLLELIDSKPRAIGRREYLLNKYAHQLNDILPNGERIRLEPIGNHCRGTKFLNGNHLINSQLESVFDQIAKNIKGYNYGRFDLKVKSLEDLYLGKNIKILELNGVSSEPAHVYDPNMKLLNAYKDVFKHASIIQQIGYANHKKGVSYSPLYTFVKELISFLNTPKKDITEEDTTQFEMEKLA